In one Corallococcus silvisoli genomic region, the following are encoded:
- a CDS encoding SDR family oxidoreductase → MKGRRALVTGASSGLGRAIAQTLVQERATVAVSSRGGEKLQKAAKELGAALAVPCDLTQAGTARELVREVTEKLGGLDVLVVNTGGPPSGGFEAITGEQWQASFQSLWLSTVEAIQAALPGMKAQGWGRIVLVTSTAAREAMNNLTVSNGLRAGLLGLVKSLSNEVAPYGITVNAALPGYHATDRMKDLGLSDEKVAPNIPARRLGRPEEFAALVTFLASEPAAYISGQSIACDGGALKGF, encoded by the coding sequence TTGAAGGGTAGGCGGGCGTTGGTGACGGGCGCGTCGTCCGGGTTGGGGCGCGCCATCGCGCAGACGCTGGTGCAGGAGCGGGCGACGGTGGCGGTGTCGTCGCGCGGTGGGGAGAAGCTCCAGAAGGCGGCGAAGGAGCTGGGCGCGGCGCTGGCGGTGCCGTGTGACTTGACGCAAGCCGGGACGGCGCGCGAGCTGGTGCGCGAGGTGACGGAGAAGCTGGGCGGGCTGGACGTGCTGGTGGTGAACACGGGCGGGCCGCCGTCCGGTGGCTTCGAGGCCATCACGGGCGAGCAATGGCAGGCGTCCTTCCAGAGCCTGTGGCTGTCCACGGTGGAGGCGATTCAGGCGGCGCTGCCGGGCATGAAGGCGCAGGGCTGGGGCCGCATCGTGCTGGTGACGTCCACGGCGGCGCGTGAGGCGATGAACAACCTGACGGTGTCCAATGGCTTGCGCGCGGGCCTGCTGGGGCTGGTGAAGAGCCTGAGCAACGAGGTGGCGCCGTATGGCATCACGGTGAACGCGGCGCTGCCGGGCTACCACGCGACGGACCGGATGAAGGACCTGGGCCTGTCCGACGAGAAGGTGGCGCCGAACATCCCCGCGCGCCGGCTGGGGAGGCCCGAGGAGTTCGCGGCGCTGGTGACGTTCCTGGCGTCGGAGCCGGCCGCGTATATCAGCGGACAGTCCATCGCCTGCGACGGTGGAGCGCTGAAGGGCTTCTGA
- the kynU gene encoding kynureninase — protein MTAPVYESSDAFAHRLDAEDPLRPFRDEFLHLAAPSGAPAIYLAGNSLGLQPRKARKYVQMEMEDWERLGVEGHVHGRHPWLPYHELLTEQVARLVGAQPLEVVVMNTLSVNLHLMMVSFYRPTRERYKILVEGGAFPSDQYAVASQARFHGYDPKDAIIRLMPRAGEDTLRPEDVLEAVERHGKEVALVMLGSVNYLTGQAFDLKAITRVAHAQGCKVGFDLAHGAGNLKLSLHDDGPDFAVWCSYKYLNGGPGSLGGVFVHERHAHSPQLPRFEGWWGHNKATRFEMGPTFDPLPGAEGWQLSNPPIFQLAALRSSLELFDKATMEALHAKSVKLTGFLEFLLDRLPAGFVTITTPRDPKQRGAQLSLRFRGEPKRLLQRLAAAGILCDFREPDIIRAAPAPLYNTYLDVFRFVRTLEAHALE, from the coding sequence ATGACGGCCCCTGTCTACGAAAGCTCCGACGCGTTCGCGCACCGGCTGGACGCCGAGGATCCGCTGCGGCCGTTCCGCGACGAGTTCCTCCACCTGGCCGCCCCCTCCGGCGCGCCCGCCATCTACCTGGCGGGCAACTCCCTGGGGTTGCAGCCGCGCAAGGCGCGCAAGTACGTGCAGATGGAGATGGAGGACTGGGAGCGGCTGGGCGTGGAGGGCCACGTGCACGGCCGCCACCCCTGGCTCCCCTACCACGAGCTGCTGACCGAACAGGTGGCGCGGCTGGTCGGCGCGCAGCCCCTGGAAGTCGTGGTGATGAACACCCTGTCGGTGAACCTGCACCTGATGATGGTGTCGTTCTACCGGCCCACGCGCGAGCGCTACAAGATCCTGGTGGAGGGGGGCGCCTTCCCGTCGGACCAGTACGCGGTGGCGTCGCAGGCGCGCTTCCACGGCTACGACCCGAAGGACGCCATCATCCGGCTGATGCCGCGCGCGGGCGAGGACACGCTGCGCCCCGAGGACGTCCTGGAGGCGGTGGAGCGGCACGGGAAGGAGGTCGCGCTGGTGATGCTGGGCAGCGTGAACTACCTCACCGGGCAGGCGTTCGACCTGAAGGCCATCACCCGCGTGGCGCACGCGCAGGGCTGCAAGGTGGGCTTCGACCTGGCGCACGGCGCGGGCAACCTGAAGCTGTCGCTGCACGACGACGGGCCGGACTTCGCGGTGTGGTGTTCATACAAGTACCTCAACGGCGGGCCGGGCAGCCTGGGCGGCGTGTTCGTGCACGAGCGGCACGCGCACTCGCCACAGCTGCCGCGCTTCGAGGGCTGGTGGGGGCACAACAAGGCCACGCGCTTCGAGATGGGCCCCACGTTCGACCCGCTGCCCGGCGCGGAGGGGTGGCAGCTGTCCAACCCGCCCATCTTCCAGCTGGCGGCGCTGCGCTCGTCGCTGGAGCTGTTCGACAAGGCGACGATGGAGGCCCTTCACGCCAAGAGCGTGAAGCTGACCGGCTTCCTGGAGTTCCTGCTGGACCGGCTGCCCGCGGGGTTCGTCACCATCACCACGCCGCGCGATCCGAAGCAGCGCGGGGCGCAGCTGTCGCTGCGCTTCCGGGGCGAGCCCAAGCGGCTGCTCCAGCGGCTGGCCGCGGCCGGCATCCTCTGCGACTTCCGCGAGCCGGACATCATCCGCGCCGCGCCCGCGCCGCTCTACAACACGTACCTGGACGTCTTCCGCTTCGTGCGGACGCTGGAGGCCCATGCCCTCGAATGA
- a CDS encoding FAD-dependent oxidoreductase — translation MPSNESKLTVVGAGLVGSLLSLYLARRGHTVEVLERRPDMRRETLDAGRSINLAISTRGLHALWQVGLEEEALKHAIPMRGRVIHPVRGELAYQPYGKDDSQHINSLSRGWLNRFLMTRAEETGRVHLRFRQRVTHADPAAGNLTVQDEATGETREVRDAVVFGTDGSGSAVRQALQPQPGFHASQETLGHGYKELTIPPGEGGRFQMEKHALHIWPRGSYMLIALPNEDGSFTCTLFLPWQGPMSFAALQTPESLEAFFQEQFPDVKALIPGLVEEFFSRPTGQMVTVKCAPWRVGGRTLLLGDAAHAMVPFYGQGMNCGFEDCVVLDSLLEARPDWEQAFGAFEALRKTNADAIADMAVENFIEMRDSTGDPRFLLEKGVEKVLLNAFPGEFVNRYTLVSFSRAPYRLAYEVGTIAGGIVAELSRALKRPEDVDLDAAAKLIRGRLTPFMKEHADGFRLEG, via the coding sequence ATGCCCTCGAATGAGTCCAAGCTGACGGTGGTGGGGGCGGGGCTCGTGGGGTCGCTCCTGTCGCTGTACCTGGCCCGCCGCGGACACACGGTGGAGGTGCTGGAGCGCCGCCCGGACATGCGCCGCGAGACGCTGGACGCGGGGCGCTCCATCAACCTGGCCATCTCCACGCGCGGCCTGCACGCGCTGTGGCAGGTGGGGCTGGAGGAGGAGGCGCTGAAGCACGCCATCCCCATGCGCGGGCGGGTCATCCATCCGGTGCGCGGCGAGCTGGCGTACCAGCCCTATGGGAAGGACGACTCGCAGCACATCAACTCGCTGTCGCGCGGGTGGCTGAACCGGTTCCTGATGACGCGCGCGGAGGAGACGGGCCGGGTGCACCTGCGCTTCCGCCAGCGGGTGACGCACGCCGACCCGGCTGCGGGGAACCTGACGGTGCAGGACGAGGCCACGGGCGAGACGCGCGAGGTGCGGGACGCGGTGGTGTTCGGCACGGACGGCTCCGGCTCCGCGGTGCGGCAGGCCCTTCAGCCCCAGCCGGGCTTCCACGCGTCCCAGGAGACGCTGGGGCATGGCTACAAGGAGCTGACGATTCCGCCGGGCGAGGGCGGGCGCTTCCAGATGGAGAAGCACGCGCTGCACATCTGGCCGCGCGGTTCGTACATGCTCATCGCGCTGCCCAACGAGGACGGCAGCTTCACCTGCACGCTGTTCCTGCCGTGGCAGGGGCCCATGAGCTTCGCGGCGCTCCAGACGCCCGAGTCGCTGGAGGCGTTCTTCCAGGAGCAGTTCCCGGACGTGAAGGCGCTGATCCCCGGGCTGGTGGAGGAGTTCTTCTCCCGGCCCACGGGGCAGATGGTGACGGTGAAGTGCGCGCCGTGGCGCGTGGGCGGGCGCACGCTGCTGCTGGGCGACGCGGCGCACGCGATGGTCCCCTTCTACGGGCAGGGGATGAACTGCGGCTTCGAGGACTGCGTGGTGCTGGACTCGCTCCTGGAGGCGCGGCCGGACTGGGAGCAGGCGTTCGGCGCATTCGAGGCGCTGCGCAAGACGAACGCGGATGCCATCGCGGACATGGCGGTGGAGAACTTCATCGAGATGCGCGACAGCACCGGGGATCCGCGCTTCCTGTTGGAGAAGGGCGTGGAGAAGGTGTTGCTCAACGCCTTCCCGGGGGAGTTCGTCAATCGCTACACGCTGGTGAGCTTCAGCCGCGCGCCCTACCGGTTGGCGTACGAGGTGGGCACCATCGCGGGCGGCATCGTGGCGGAGCTGTCGCGGGCGCTGAAGCGCCCCGAGGACGTGGACCTGGACGCGGCGGCGAAGCTGATCCGCGGCCGGCTGACCCCTTTCATGAAGGAGCACGCGGATGGATTTCGGCTTGAAGGGTAG
- a CDS encoding amidohydrolase family protein, translated as MKVDIHTHLLPPELPRFAERFGYGGFITLDHHAPCRARMLRDDGKFFREIESNCWDPKQRVVECDAHGVQVQVLSTVPVLFSYWAKPQDGLEVARFLNDHLASAVAAAPRRFVGLGTVPLQSTDLAVKELERCVRTLGFAGVQIGSHVNDLNLSDPALFPFFQAASDLGAAVFVHPWDMMGEAKMAKYWLPWLVGMPAEVSLAICSLIFGGVMERLPKLRLAFAHGGGAFPGTLGRIQHGFEVRPDLVAVDNPVAPRDYLGRFWVDSLVHDAETLRAIVKLFGADKVALGSDYPFPLGEERPGTLIESLTDLSPPVRERLLYRNALEWLGRSHEDFAP; from the coding sequence GTGAAGGTCGACATCCACACGCACCTCCTGCCCCCGGAGCTGCCCCGCTTCGCCGAGCGCTTCGGCTACGGCGGCTTCATCACGCTGGACCACCACGCGCCGTGCCGCGCGCGGATGCTGCGGGATGACGGGAAGTTCTTCCGCGAGATCGAAAGCAACTGCTGGGACCCGAAGCAGCGCGTCGTGGAGTGCGACGCGCACGGCGTCCAGGTGCAGGTGCTGTCCACGGTGCCGGTGCTCTTCAGCTACTGGGCGAAGCCGCAGGACGGCCTGGAGGTGGCGCGCTTCCTCAACGACCACCTGGCCTCCGCGGTCGCCGCGGCGCCCAGGCGCTTCGTGGGCCTGGGCACGGTGCCGCTCCAATCCACCGACCTGGCGGTCAAGGAATTGGAGCGCTGCGTGCGCACGCTGGGCTTCGCGGGCGTGCAGATTGGCAGCCACGTCAACGACCTGAACCTCTCCGACCCGGCCCTCTTCCCCTTCTTCCAGGCGGCGAGCGACCTGGGCGCCGCCGTCTTCGTGCACCCGTGGGACATGATGGGTGAGGCGAAGATGGCGAAGTACTGGCTGCCGTGGCTGGTGGGGATGCCGGCGGAGGTGTCGCTGGCCATCTGCTCGCTCATCTTCGGCGGGGTGATGGAGCGGCTGCCGAAGCTGCGGCTCGCGTTCGCGCACGGCGGCGGCGCGTTCCCCGGCACGCTGGGCCGCATCCAGCACGGCTTCGAGGTGCGCCCGGACCTGGTCGCGGTGGACAACCCGGTGGCGCCGCGCGACTACCTGGGGCGCTTCTGGGTGGACTCGCTGGTGCACGACGCGGAGACCCTGCGCGCCATCGTGAAGCTGTTCGGCGCGGACAAGGTGGCGCTGGGCAGTGACTACCCCTTCCCGCTGGGCGAGGAGCGGCCCGGCACGCTCATCGAATCGCTGACGGACCTCTCCCCCCCGGTCCGTGAGCGGCTGCTCTATCGCAACGCCCTGGAGTGGCTGGGGCGCTCGCACGAGGACTTCGCACCATGA
- the nbaC gene encoding 3-hydroxyanthranilate 3,4-dioxygenase → MGRLTPINFKKWIDEHRPLLKPPVGNQQVWADRDFMVTVVGGPNSRTDFHVNEGEEFFYQLEGDITLRVIDEGQVQDIPIREGEIFLLPPKVPHSPQRPAGTVGLVLERRRQPRELDSFLWLCPKCGDKLYEESLHVTNLVTQLPPVFEHFYGNPEHCTCKRCGTQVTRGGAPQ, encoded by the coding sequence ACCCCCATCAACTTCAAGAAGTGGATCGACGAGCACCGCCCGCTGCTCAAGCCCCCGGTGGGCAATCAGCAGGTGTGGGCGGACCGGGACTTCATGGTCACGGTGGTGGGCGGCCCCAACTCGCGCACGGACTTCCACGTCAACGAGGGCGAGGAGTTCTTCTACCAGTTGGAGGGGGACATCACCCTGCGCGTCATCGACGAGGGGCAGGTGCAGGACATCCCCATCCGCGAGGGGGAGATCTTCCTGTTGCCCCCCAAGGTGCCGCACTCGCCGCAGCGGCCCGCGGGCACGGTGGGCCTGGTGCTGGAGCGCCGCCGCCAGCCGCGGGAGCTGGACTCGTTCCTGTGGCTGTGCCCGAAGTGCGGCGACAAGCTGTACGAGGAGTCCCTGCACGTCACCAACCTGGTGACGCAGCTGCCGCCGGTGTTCGAACACTTCTACGGCAACCCCGAGCACTGCACCTGCAAGCGGTGCGGCACGCAGGTGACGCGGGGTGGTGCGCCCCAGTGA